A genomic stretch from Acidimicrobiales bacterium includes:
- a CDS encoding adenylate cyclase regulatory domain-containing protein: MSLDEFAAAGLYDRDAPRADERRELLEHLASRFALDDIIAMAQQTPPYVIAASLAMEAPTFISARQAAVAAGVPIEDVRELRAALGWPVVDDDDASLPDTVVEDLALFALAKASFEPAAVNEFVRVLGAAVLRLIEAGRSMMSSSADREGRATELELSMANEVSNAAWNALPPLIGHVMTEHAGKELDFATRVNDADLRLGVVFVDLVAFTSWTASVSPAVHARVLARFERAAWEIAVAHGGRLVKLIGDEAMIVAPSAAAALQVATELVRFAAADGELPRATAAAGFGPVVARGGDYFGALVNLVARAISVAQANEVLVTEDVVGLLDAGAWRCVEKGTFDLKGVDAPVTLWRVEQASTPPN, encoded by the coding sequence GTGTCGCTCGACGAGTTCGCCGCCGCTGGACTGTACGACCGGGACGCGCCGCGGGCCGACGAGCGCCGCGAATTGCTCGAGCATCTGGCGTCGCGCTTCGCCCTCGACGACATCATCGCGATGGCACAACAGACACCGCCGTACGTGATCGCGGCGTCGCTCGCAATGGAAGCGCCGACGTTCATCAGCGCGCGACAAGCGGCGGTTGCGGCCGGCGTGCCGATCGAGGACGTCAGGGAGTTGCGCGCCGCGCTCGGTTGGCCGGTCGTCGACGACGACGACGCGTCGCTGCCCGACACCGTCGTCGAAGACCTCGCGTTGTTCGCGCTGGCGAAGGCGTCGTTCGAGCCGGCGGCCGTGAACGAGTTCGTCCGCGTGCTCGGAGCCGCCGTGCTGCGGCTCATCGAGGCGGGCCGATCGATGATGTCGTCGAGTGCTGACCGAGAAGGCCGGGCGACGGAACTCGAGCTGTCGATGGCCAACGAGGTGTCGAACGCCGCGTGGAACGCCTTGCCGCCGCTGATCGGTCACGTCATGACGGAGCACGCCGGCAAGGAACTCGACTTCGCCACCCGGGTGAACGACGCCGATCTGCGCCTCGGGGTTGTCTTCGTCGACCTCGTGGCGTTCACGAGCTGGACGGCGTCGGTGTCGCCGGCGGTTCACGCCCGGGTGCTGGCGCGTTTCGAACGCGCCGCCTGGGAGATCGCCGTCGCGCACGGCGGCCGCCTGGTGAAGCTCATCGGCGACGAAGCGATGATCGTCGCACCAAGCGCGGCGGCCGCGTTGCAGGTCGCAACCGAGCTGGTGCGCTTCGCCGCCGCCGACGGCGAACTGCCGCGGGCGACGGCCGCCGCGGGTTTCGGTCCGGTGGTGGCGCGCGGCGGCGACTACTTCGGCGCGCTCGTGAACCTCGTCGCGCGCGCCATCAGCGTGGCACAGGCGAACGAAGTGCTGGTGACCGAAGACGTCGTGGGGCTGCTCGACGCCGGTGCGTGGCGCTGCGTGGAAAAGGGAACGTTCGACCTCAAGGGCGTGGACGCTCCGGTGACGCTGTGGCGCGTCGAGCAAGCGAGCACGCCGCCCAACTAG